In Armatimonadota bacterium, the DNA window CTCTCGGTGCATTCTTACGTGAACATCATGGACCAGTACTATCCGGCGGGACTGGTGGGGACCAACCCCCGCTACGACGCCATCAACCGCCGCATCACCCCCCAGGAGTTCGCCGAGGCCGTGGCCGCCGCGCGGGCGGCGGGGCTGTACCGGCTGGATGTCCGCCTGCGCCGGCACCCCCTGCTGCGCTGGACGCCCGGGCCCGACCCTGGCCCTGCCCCGGCGGTTCGCGTACAATAGAGCCACACGATCACCCTCGCGTCGGAGGTGAGAGCATGCCCCGGACTCTGGCGGTTCGCGACGCGGCGGCGACGTGTCAGCGCGAGCTCACCCGCATCGCCGCCGAACTGAAGAACCTCGGAGAGTATCCCAGCACCAAGGACGTGGTCAAGCAGCTGCAGGCGCTGGTGGAGGCCCTGCAGAGGTTCATGCGCGAGTCCGCGGACTGAGGTCGGGGACCGGGGATCCGGACCGGCACGGCGTCCGGTCCGGATCCCCGCATCCGTCCCGGGCGCAGTCAGCCGGCATCGCCAGGCACAGGACGCTCCCGTCGCCCCGACTCACCGGGGCCGGGCTGGCGGGACCCGCTACGACGGTCGCCTGCGGCCCGCCTGACCCCTGCGGGAACCCGACGCTCGGGGGGAACCCGTCGCCCCTGTGCCGGCGGCTTCGTTCCATCGGGCGGCGAGCGTGTCCCGGCGCGGGCGGTAGACCAGGGCGTAGAACTGCTGCCCGGACTCCAGGACGGCGCGGGGATAGCCGGCCACGAGGCTCATCGCCTCCCGCCACGCCTGGTCGAAGGCCTTCCCGAACCGGCTCGCCACCTGGCGGTGGAAGTCCTCCGGGCGCTGGACTTCTCCGCCGATGGTACACAGCGTGGTGCCCTCCACCGTGACCGCGTACGCCTTCTCGTCGCCCAGGCGGAACTCACTTACGGCCCGGCCGCCAGGAGCGGACGGGGTGCGCCCCGGCGGACCGACGAACCCGCGCTTGGCGGCGGCATACCAGATGGCCCGGTTCAGCCCCCACGACAGGGCCGCCTCCAGCGGCAGCCCCAGGACCTGCGCGCGGGCCGCCTGAAGCACCGCCATCACCTGGAAACGCCCCACGCCGGTGGCCACGTCCCGAGTGTACCACGGACCGTTCCCGGGCAGGGGAGGCGCCAATGCTGAACGAACGGTTGCTGGTACGTACCCTGTGCCGGAGGTGGGAGATGAGCGTGGTCGGCGAGCGGTCGCGGATGTACGTGGGCGGGACGTGGGTCACCGCCTCCGGCGGCCGCACCATGCAGGTCACCAACCCGGCGACCGGAGAGCCCCTGGCCGACCTGCCCGATGCGGACCGCGACGACGCCTGGCGGGCCTGTGACGCGGCCGCGCAGGCGTTTCCCGGATGGGCGGCGACGCCGGCCCTGGAGCGGGGCCGCATCCTGCGCCGCATGTACGACCTGATGACCGAGCGCCGGGACGACCTGGCCCGCCTGGTGACCGAAGAGAACGGCAAGCCCTTCGAGGAAGCGCGGCGGGAGGTGGCGTTTGCGACGGGGTACTTCGGCTGGTTTGCCGAGGAGGCCCGCCGGGTTTACGGTGAAATCGTCCCCCCGCCGGTGGCCGGCAAGCGGCTGTGGGTCCTGCGCCAGCCCATCGGCGTGGTGGGCGCCATCACCCCCTGGAACTTCCCGGCCACCATGGTCACCCGCAAGATCGCGCCCGCCCTGGCCGCCGGCTGCACGGTGGTCCTCAAGCCCGCCAGCGCCACGCCGCTGACGGCACTGGCCCTGGCCCGGATCGCCGAAGAGGCGGGGCTGCCGGCCGGGGTCTTCAACGTGATCACCAGCCGCCGCAGCGGCGTCATCGGCCAGGTCTTCCTGGACCACCCGGCGGTGCGCAAGATCGCCTTCACCGGTTCCACCGAGGTCGGCAAGCAGCTGATGGCCGGCGCCAGCGCGCACCTCAAGCGCGTGTCGTTCGAGCTGGGCGGTAACGCCCCGTTCATCGTCTTCGACGACGCCGATCTCCAGGCGGCGGCCGAGGGAGCGGTGGCCATCAAGTTCCTGCGGGTGGCCGGCCAGTCATGCATCTGTGCCAACCGCATTTACGTCCAGCAGAGCGTCGCGGACCGGTTCCTGCCTCTGTTCGTGGAGAAGGTGAAGGCCCTCAAGGTGGCC includes these proteins:
- a CDS encoding NAD-dependent succinate-semialdehyde dehydrogenase; this translates as MSVVGERSRMYVGGTWVTASGGRTMQVTNPATGEPLADLPDADRDDAWRACDAAAQAFPGWAATPALERGRILRRMYDLMTERRDDLARLVTEENGKPFEEARREVAFATGYFGWFAEEARRVYGEIVPPPVAGKRLWVLRQPIGVVGAITPWNFPATMVTRKIAPALAAGCTVVLKPASATPLTALALARIAEEAGLPAGVFNVITSRRSGVIGQVFLDHPAVRKIAFTGSTEVGKQLMAGASAHLKRVSFELGGNAPFIVFDDADLQAAAEGAVAIKFLRVAGQSCICANRIYVQQSVADRFLPLFVEKVKALKVAPGFEPGAQIGPLINAEILQKVDGLVQDAVRAGARLAAGGRRLTDGVYSRGLFYAPTVLTDVREEMAVAREEIFGPVAPVMTFRDEAEVIARANNTTFGLAAYFYTRDLRRAIRVAEALEYGMVGVNDSTGYTHEIPFGGFKESGLGREGGRQGIEEYMEVKSISIGM